The Stutzerimonas stutzeri RCH2 genomic interval GGCTCCAGATCGCCGCCGAGAATCTTCATGAAGGTCGACTTGCCGCAGCCATTGGCGCCGATCAGGCCATAGCGGTTGCCACCGCCGAATTTGACGGAAACGTTTTCGAACAGCGGCTTGGCACCGAACTGCATGGTGATGTTGGCGGTGGAGATCAAGGGCTTACCTATCAATGACGTGTGGCTGCGTGAATCAGGCTGATACCGATCCGATACCAATACTCAGCGGTCCAGCTCGCTCCGACAGGGAGCTGGTCGATCCAGCGATTTTTGAGGTGAATGACAACGGTGGGCGTTTGCGCCTGCTGCCGGATGAATGCGGGGTGGCTACCGAGTTCAGCCGCGCATTGTCGCATAGCTACACTGCCGGCGTAAGGACGCCCTGACGAGGCAACCAGGAAACGCCCGGTAGGGCCCACCAGTGCGCGCGGATGCGAATCGTTTCATTGACAGGCGTGTGCCAAACAGACAGCATTGTTACGATATAACATCGGTGTCTGAGTTAAAGCATGAATAACGCAAGTGCGGTATTGAAATGGGTTGGTTGCGGAGCGGCGTTGATCCTGGCTGGTGCGCCGCTGGCTATAGCAAAGGAGGCGGCGGTACTCGATTCGGTCACCATCACGGCGGACCAGGAACGCGCCGATGGACCGGTTCAGGGATATCGCGCCAAACGCACGCGCAGTGCGACCAAGACCGACACACCCATCGAGGAAATACCCCAGTCGATCAGCGTGATCCCAGCATCCGTATTGCAGGATCTGGACAGCCCGCGTGCAGAGAAGGCGCTGGATTTCGCCGGCGGCGTCGCCAGGCAGAATGACTTTGGCGGCTTGACGATGTACGAGTACAGCGTGCGCGGGCTGACCACCGGGGAGTTCTACAAGGACGGTTTCAGCGTCAACCGTGGCTTCATGAACCCGCCGGACGCTTCCAATATCGAGCGGGTCGAAGTGCTCAAGGGGCCTTCGGCCAGCCTTTACGGGCGCGGCGACCCTGGCGGCACCATCAATATCGTCAGCAAGCGGCCGCAACTGGACAGCTTTGCCCGTCTCGATCTCAGCGCCGGTCGCTGGGATCGCTATCGCACCGCGCTGGACGTGAACACGCCACTCGATGAAGACGGCAACATGCTCTATCGCATGAATATCGCCGTCGAAGACGGCAATAGCTTCCGCGATCATCGCGAGGCTGAGCGCCAGTTCGTCGCGCCTTCCTTTAGCTGGGAATTGAGCCCGGACACGCGATTACTGGTGCAGGCTGAGGTGGTGCGCAACCGCCAGACCTTCGATCGCGGTGTGGTCGCACCGGGCGGCGACCTGGGCAAGGTGTCCCGCTCAGCGTTCTATGGCGAGCCCTCGGATGGACCGATCAGCAACGACAACGAAACGCTGCAGGCCGAACTCGAACACGACCTGAACGAGGTCTGGACCCTGCGCCTGGCCAGCCACTACAAGCAGGGCCGGATGGACGGTTACGCCACCGAAGCGGCTGCGGTTGCCGACGATGACCGCACCCTGACACGCAACCTGCGCTATCGCGACTACGATTGGCAGGACGCAATCACCCAGCTGGAGCTGCGCGGGCGTTTCGATACCGGCTCGATCGAGCATCAGCTGTTGATCGGCACCGAGTACGAGCGCTACGCCCTGAGCGAATTCATGCTGCGCTCCAACAACCTGCGCAACATCGATCTCTATAACCCGGTCTACGGCGCGCCGCGTCCGGCTTTCAATCCCGCCCGTACGGTCGACCGTAATGAGCTGGTGCACAGCCGCGCACTGAACCTGCAGGACCAGATTCGCTTTACCGACAAGCTCTTTGGCGTCATCGGCGCCCGCTATGACCACTATGAGCAACGCCTGGACAATGAGGTTGCCGGCCGGCGCACCGAGCAGACCCATGAAAAGGTCACGCCGCGTGTTGGCGTGCTCTATCAGCTGGTTCCGGAGGTCGGGTTGTTCGCCAACGCTTCGCAGTCCTTCAAGCCGAACAATGGTGCGGACTTCAGCGGCGCGACGTTCGATCCAGAAGAGGGCGTGGGTTATGAGGCTGGCGTCAAGCTCGACCTGTTCGATGGCCGTTTGGGGCTGACCGCCGCCGCCTTCCATCTGACCAAGGAAAACGTGCTGACTAGCGATCCGGCGAACGACGGTTTTCAGATAGCCGCGGGTGAGGTGCGCAGCCGCGGGATTGACCTGCAGCTGGCCGGGCAGCTGACCGATGCGATTCGCGTGATCGGTGGTTACGCCTACGTGGATGCCGAGGTGACTCGGGACAACACCCTGGCCAGCGGCAGCCGGCTGCTCAACGTACCGCGCCACAGCGGCAGCCTGCTGACCACCTACGAATTCCTCGATGGCGATCTCAGCGGACTCTCCCTTGGCGGCGCCGTGAACTACGTGGGTGATCGGGCAGGGCAGGCCGATAGCGACTTCGAGTTGCCGTCGTACACCACCGTGGATCTGTTGGCGCGCTACAAGGCGACGGAAAAGCTGACCCTTGGCATGAACCTGAACAACGCCTTCGACCGGACCTACTACGAGCGTTCCTACAGCAATGTCTGGGTCATGCCGGGTGAGCCGCGCAACCTGAGCGTTAGCCTGTCCGTGGAACTCTGAGCCTGTACTCAGCGGGCGGTGACGCCCGCTGATCTCGTTGTCCTACAGCCAGCCCTTCTCCTTGTAATAGCGCTCGGCGCCCTCGTGCAGCGGCGCAGTCAGGCCGACGCGAATCATGTCTTCGGCCTTGAGATCGGCAAAGGCCGGATGCAGGCGCTTGAACCGGTCGAGGTTGTCGAACACCGACTTGACCAGCTGATAGACCACCTCCGGATCGGTCTTGCTGGTGGTCGCCAGCACGGCCTTGCCACCGATCGACGGAATGGCGCCGTCCACGCCTGGGTAGAGCCCGGCGGGGATTTCCACGGCGCTGTAGTAATCGGCCTTGGCCAGCAGACTGTCGATCTCGGCGCCCTGCACGGGAATGATCCTGCCCTTCACGTTGGTCAAGGCTTCCTGGATCGCACCGCTCGGATGGCCGACCACATAGGTGATGGCGTCCAGGTTGTTGTCACCCAGGGCTGAAGCCATTTCCGCCGGTTTGAGTTCCGCGGCCAGAGCGAAGCTGGCGTTCGTCCAGCCTTTTGCCTGCATGACTTCCTCGAAGGTGTCGCGACTGCCCGAGCCGGGCACGCCGATGTTCACCCGCTTGCCTTCGAGCCCGGCCAGATCGGTGATGCCGCTGTCGTTGCGAACGACCACGGTGAGAATCTCCGATTGCAGTGAGAACACAGCGCGCAGTTCGACGGCGCCTTCCTTGTCGAAGGGCGCCAGGCCCTGCAGCGCCTTGTGCTGATGGTCGGACTGGATGAAGCCGAAGTCGTACTCGCCTTTGTGCAACGACACGATGTTGGTCACGCTGCCCGCAGTCGAGGGTGCGTTGCATTTGATGGCGGGCTTCACCTCGGCACGATTGAGGAAGCGGCACACCGACTGGCCTGCGGTGTAGTACACGCCGGTCTGCCCTCCGGTGCCGATGGTGACGAAGCGCTCCTGCGCCAGCACGCTGGTGCTGGCCAAGACGCTGGCGAGTGCGCCGGCCAGGGTGATGCCGAACAGGCCGTTACGGATCTGATGGTTCATTGCGGTTCCCTCTTGTTTGTATTGTGGGTGGTTGCAACTGTGGTTGGCCGGCGCAGGAACGATAGACCGCTGTGGTCAGGTGCGCGCAGCGATCACCATGATCTCGACCAGCACCTCGGGTAAGGCCAGACGCGCCTGCACCGTCGCCCGTGCCGGTGCGCAGCCTGCTGGCAGCCAGTCGCTCCATATCTCGTTCATGGCGGCGAAGTCGGCATCGATGTCCTTCAGCCAGATCTGCGCGCTGAGCAGGTGCTCGCGACTGGAGCCGGCGGCGGTCAACAGCCGGTCGATCTTCGCCAGCACCTCGCGGGTCTGTCCGGCGGTATCCAGGCTGCGGTCGTCCGGCACCTGGCCGGCGAAGGAACACAAGATCTGCATGAACGACTGCGGCGGACATGCGTGGATTGCTCTCGATGCGTTGCAAGGTCATATCGGTTTCCTCTTTGAGTGGTCAGGCGGGCAGGCTCAAGCCGTCCAGAGAAACAGCGGGTGGCGATCCGCCGATTACGCTGGTGAGCAGGTCGGCGCTGCCACAGGCCAGGGTGAAGCCGAGGCTGCCGTGGCCGACGTTGAGCCAGAGATTGTCGAAGCCGCTGCGGCCAAGCAGTGGCGTGCCCTGGGGCGTCGCCGGGCGCAGCCCCGCCCATTGCCGCGCGCGTTGGTAGTCGCCGGCGCCGGGGAAGGTGGCACCAGCCAGACGCTGCAGGGTGGCGATGCGCTGCTGGTCGAGCCCGGCATCCCAGCCGGCGATATCCACCATTGCCGCCACGCGCAGCTGGTCATCAAGGCGGGCGTAGACGACCTTGTTGTCGTAGTCGGTGACGTTGGTTTGCGGCACGCCGTCCTGGTCGGCCAGCCCAACGGTCAGGCTGTAGCCCTTGAGCGGGTAGATTGGCAGGTCGATACCCAGTGGTTTGAGCAGCCCGACGCTGCCGGTGCCGGCCGCGACTACCAGATGGTCGATGGCGATGTCATCGCGCCCGAGCACGACCGCGCGGACGCGCTTGCCTTCGGTGCGCAATGCGCTCACCGATTGGCCGGTATGCAGACGAAACCGAGGTGATGCGCCTAGTCGCTGCAGCAGTTCTGTGCAGAACAGATGGCAGTCGGCAACCTCGTCGCCGGGCGAATAGATGCCGCCGTGCAGCGATGCCGCCAACGGCGCCAGCGCTGGCTCGACGTCGACGCATTGCGCGGCGTCCAGCAGCCGCTGCCCGGAATCGTCGTCGATGGCCGCCGCGCCCTTGTGCAGGCTGTGTTGATCGCGATAGATCACCAGCTTGCCGTTGGCGCGCCAGGCAAAGCCGTCCAGCCGGTCCTGCTCGCGCCAGCTGCGCAGGATCTGCTGGCTGTGCAGGGCGAGCCGTAGCAAGTGAGCCGCGTTGCGCCGATTGACCGAGCGCCGGCATGCCAGCAGGAACTGCAGGCACCAGCGCCACTGGTGCAGGCTCGCCTGCGGTCGGAAGCGCAGCGGGGCATCGGCTCCGCGCAGCATCCAGCCAATCGCCTGCAGCGGCACGCCGGCATCGGCCAGGGGCGAAACGTAGCGGTAGCTGAGCTGCCCGCCATTGGCGAAGCTGGTTTCCAGGGCAACATCGTCGCGCCGTTCGATCAGCTCCACGCTGTGCCCCTGGCGCACCAATGAATAGGCCGTGGCAAGCCCGATGACCCCTGCGCCGATGACTGCTACCCGCATACAACCGCTCCTCCGACTCGATCAGCGCAGCCTAAGACGCCGGCCAGCGGGGCGGCCAATGAAAGGATGGAGCGCTCCCATAACCTGCGGTTATGCTCGATCGACTGAAGGAGGGACATGCATGCGGCTGCGTCATATCGAACTGTTCCAGGCGATCCTGCAAACCGGCAGCCTGACGGCCGCGGCCGAGCTGCTGCATATCTCCCAGCCGGCGGCGAGCAAGATTCTCAAGCATGCCGAGCAGCAACTGGGTTTTGCACTGTTCGACCGAGTGCGCGGCAAGCTGCAGCCCACCGCCGAGGCGCGGGTGCTGCAGCAGCAGACCGAACGCCTGGCTATCGACCTGCAGAATCTGCGGCGCCTTGCAGACAGCCTCGGCCGGGGCGAGGAGTGCGCACTGCGGCTGGTCTGCACACCGGCCTTGGCTCAGGCGCTGCTGCCACAGGCGCTGTACGCCTGGCGCGAGCGATTTCCACGTACGGTCTGTCAGCTCGCGACGCAGCACACGGCGGAAATCGTCGAGGCGCTGTTGCTGCGTGAAGCCGATCTCGGGCTGACGTCACAGGCCGTGGAGCATCCGGGACTGCGCAGCCAATTGTTGACCGAGGGCCGTATGCGTGTGATCGCGCCGCCTGGCTGGTGGCAGCCGGATGAACTGCATCGTCCTCTGCGGCTGCAGGCGTTAGCGGGTAAAACGCTGATCGGTATCGACGCCCGCGATGCCCTGGGCAGCCTGTTGCGCGGCCACATCGAGGAGCTCGATCCGCCGCCGCGCGTGGTTACCTGGGTGCAGACTTATCAGTTGGCGCGACAGTTGGTGTCGTCGGGACAGGGCGTGGCGCTGGTCGATCCGTTCACCGCACTGGCGGCCACTGGCGGCGAGGTGCAGACCCGTCTGCTCGAGCCGGCCATCAGCGTGCCGGTCTACGCAGTGACCCGTGTTCACGAGCAGCCGCTGCCAGCGCAGGCGATGCTGATGGAGCAGCTTGGCGCCCAAGCCGAGCGACTGCTGCAGGACGGGCACAACTGAGCGGTCGTGCGCAGGCGTGCGCTACCATGGCGGCTTTTGCGCCGGACGATCATGCACGCCGACTCGCCCCTTGAACGTTATCAGCAGGCCATTGCGCAAGACGGGTTCGTACCCGATGCGGCTCAACAGCGCGCTGTCGCGCGGCTCCAGGCCTGTCATGAGGCACTGGTTTCATGTGCGGACCTGCCGCTTGGTGTCTATCTCTGGGGCCCGGTCGGGCGTGGCAAGACCTGGCTGATGGATCTGTTTCACGCAAGCCTGACGGTTCCGTCGCGGCGGCAGCATTTCCACCATTTCATGCGCTGGGTGCATATCCGACTGTTCCAGCTCAACGGCACGGCGGATCCGCTGCAGGCTTTGGCCAGAGAACTATCTGAAGAGATTCGCGTGCTCTGCTTCGACGAGCTGTTCGTCGGCGACATCGGCGACGCGATCATCCTGGGGCGCCTGTTCCAAGTGCTCTTCGAGCACGGCGTGGTGATCGTCGCCACCTCCAATCAGCCGCCGGAGCAGTTGTATGCCGACGGCTTCAATCGCGAGCGCTTTCTGCCGGCCATCGATGCCATCGTGGAGCACATGCATGTGGTGGCTGTGGATGGCGGCGCCGATCACCGCCTGCGTCCCGGCGCTGCGCTGCAGCGCTACTGGATCGCCCAGCCCGATAGTGGCAGCGCGCTGGTCGCGACGTTCGAGGCGCTCGCCGCTGGAGCAGTCAGCACCGAGCCATTGGCCCTCAGCCGCCGCCACCTCGACGTCGTGCGGCGTAGCGAATTGGTGCTCTGGTGCCGCTTCGCCGATTTGTGCGAGCAGCCGTTTTCAGCGCTGGACTTCATCGAGCTGTGCGACCGTTTCACGGCGATCCTGATTGGTGACCTGCCCAGGCTGGGCGGCAGGCAGCGCGATGGGCGCATTGCCCGCGGCACCGAGGATGGAGCCGCGCGGGTCGAGGCGGGCGACCGCCAGCTGCCCAGGCTCGCCGCGCGTGACGATGCCGTGCGACGCTTTATCGCGCTGGTGGACGAGTGCTATGACCGGCGGATTCCGCTCTATATCGAGGCACAAGTGGCGCTGGATGAGCTGTACACCGAGGGCTATCTGGCGTTTCCATTCCGCCGCACATTGAGTCGTCTGCGGGAAATGCAGCTGCAGCGCTTTGGCTGAGCGCTGGCTCAGTCGCGGTAGAACACCTGCACCAGGTGATAGCCGAACTGGCTTTTCACCGGGCCGTGCACTTCGCGCAGCGGCTTCTTGAAGATCACCTGATCGATGCTGCGCACCATCTGCCCCGGGCGCACTTCGCCGAGATCGCCACCTTTCTTGCCGGACGGGCAGGTCGAGTATTTGCGCGCCAGCACGTCGAATGCTTCGCCATTGGCGATGCGCTTTTTCAGCTGCGCGGCTTCGGCCTCGGTCTTGACCAGAATGTGGCGGCACATGGCTTTGGGCATGCTCGGTGTCCTTGATTGCACAGGGGCGCGATTGTAGTCGTGCCGCGGCGAATGTCGAACGGGATAGCGCTTCGATGCAGCTGTTTTGTGACTTATCGGTCGACGAGCGGTAGTTTTATCGTGCTGTTTGATAGCGCTAACATCCGGCCAAACAAGCAAAACAATGGATTCCTCGCATGCCTTCAGTGCATACCTCAAAGGCTTCCGCGCTTCCGGTGCTGGTCGTCATGGGCGTCAGCGGTTCCGGCAAGACGGAGACCAGCCACGCCGTAGCCGACGCGCTCGGCCTGCCGCATATCGAAGCGGACAACTTTCACCCGGCAGAGAACGTGGCGCGCATGCGTGCCGGCACTCCGCTGTCCGACGCCGACCGCATGGAGTGGCTGCACGCGCTGATCGCCGAAATGCAGAGGACCCTGGCAGCGGGCAGCGGCTTCGTGCTGGCTTGCTCGGCGCTCAAGCGCAGCTACCGGGAGTTGCTGCGCAGTGCTGTTCCGGAGCTGCGTTTCGCCCATCTGGCCATCGATTACGAAACCGCCGTGCAGCGAGTGGGCGGCAGGGCGGGGCATTTCATGCCGATTTCCCTGGTGGACAGCCAATTCGCCACCCTCGAATCACCCGAGGGCGAACCCGGCGTATTGACGGTGGATGCCAGTCAACCGCGCGAAGGCGTCTTGCGCCAGATTGTCGAATGGATGCAGGGCAGCGGACTGGATGAGCTGATCGAAACCCGGGTCGATCTTTCTTCGCGTCCGTTTGATAGCGCTACCACGGCGCCGCCACTGACCAACGAGCCGATCTACAGCGGCAGGGTCGCGCAGCACTTCGACCGCCTGACCGACTGGCTGATGGCCGCACTGATGGCCTTCATGGTCATCGTGGTGTTCTCCAGCGTGGTGCTGCGCTACGCCTTCGGCACTGGCTGGACCGGCGCTGAGGAGCTGTCCCGGCTGGCGTTCGTCTGGCTGGTGTTCGTCGGCGTTGCTTCGAGCATGCGCCGCGGCGAGCTGATGAGCTTTTCCATGCTGCGCGACCGTTTCCCGCGGCTGTTCCGCCGCGTCGTCGACTCCCTCAGCTGGCTGCTGGTGGCAGCTGCGAGCTGCCTGGCGGCCTGGGGCGGCTGGAACCAGATGCAGTTCGGCTGGACCATCAACAGCCCGGTAGTCGGCTATCCGCTCGGCCTGGCGATGCTGCCCGTGGCGGCCAGCATGGTGGCGCTGGCGGTGCTCGCGCTGCTGCAGCTGGTCAATGTCTGGCGGCGCGACCAGCCATCGGCCACTGCCGCTGCGAATGTCACCGCGGACTGAAGCGACGCCGCATTCAGAACAATACGGGCACTGCCCAACCGAGGAACTTGTATGACCGTCGTCGTCTTCCTTTCATCGCTGCTGGGTTTCATGACGCTTGGCATGCCCATCGCTTTCGCGCTGCTGCTCACCGGCTCGGTGCTGATGTGGTACCTGGATTTCTGGGACGTGCAGCTGCTGGCGCAGAATCTTCAGGCCGGTGCCGACAGCTTCCCGCTGCTCGCGGTGCCGTTCTTCATTCTTGCCGGCGAGCTGATGAACGCCGGCGGCATCTCGCGGCGCATCATCGCCATGGCACAGGCCTATTTCGGCCACAAGCGCGGCGGCCTGGGTTACGTGGCGATTGCCGCTTCGGTGCTGCTGGCCAGCATGTCCGGCTCGGCGTTGGCCGATACCGCCGCGCTGGCGACGCTGCTGCTGCCGATGATGCGTGAGCGCGGTTATCCGCTGAGTTCGTCGTCGGGCCTGGTGGCGGCGGGCGGGATCATCGCGCCGATCATCCCGCCGTCGATGCCTTTCGTGATCTACGGCGTGGTGACCGGCACTTCGATCAGCCAGCTGTTTCTCGCCGGCATGGTGCCGGGGCTGATCATGGGCATGGGCCTGATCGTTGCCTGGACGCTGATCGCCCGGCGGATCGACGAACCCAAACAGGAAAAGGCCAGCGCTGCAGAGCGCCGCCGTGTGCTGGTCGACGGCGCCGCCGCGCTGATGCTGCCTGTGATCATCGTTGGCGGGCTGCGTGGCGGCCTGTTCACCCCGACCGAAGCGGCGGTGGTCGCCGCCGTCTATGCCCTGGCCGTTTCGACATTGCTCTATCGCGAGCTGAACTGGGCCGGGTTGGTCGAGGTGCTGACCCGCGCCAGTCGCACCACCGCCTCGGTGATGTTCCTCTGCGCCGCCGCGACGGTGTCCGCGTACATGATCACCCTGGCGCAACTGCCCGACGAGATCGCCGCGATGCTCGGCCCGCTGGCGCAGGATCCGAAGCTGCTGATGGTCGCCATCATGCTGCTGATGATCGCCGTCGGCATGGTGCTCGACCTGACGCCGACCATCCTGATCCTCGGTCCGGTGCTGGCGCCGATCGCGATCAAGGCCGGCATCGACCCGGTGTACTTCGGAGTGATGTTCGTGCTGATCGGCTCCATCGGGCTGATCACGCCGCCGGTGGGCACGGTGCTCAACGTGGTCGGCGGTATCGGCCGGCTGCGCATGGAAACCCTGGTGCGCGGCGTCATGCCGTTCTTCCTTATCTATCTGGTGATCGTCGGGCTGCTCATCGCCGTGCCCTCGATCATCACCGTACCCCTGGCCTGGCTGCGGTAACGCCGGTCGTGCAACCAAGCGTTCAACAACCCAACGTCCAACAACAAGAAGGTAACGCGACATGAAACGACTTCTCATCAGCACCCTGGCTGCCGCCTTGCTTGGCAGCACACTCAGCCTCGGTTACGCGCAGGCGGCGGACGACATCCGCCCACGCATGATCCGCTTCGGTTACGGCCTCAACGAAGACAGCAATCAGGGCAGGGCGGCCAAGCTGCTGGCCGAGGAAGTGGCCAAGGCCTCGGGCGGCAAGTTGAAGGTTCGTACCTTCGCCTCCGCCAGCCTCGGCTCGGACGACCAGATGCAGAACGCCCTTATCGGCGGCGCGCAGGAGATGATGGTCGGCTCGACCGCGACGCTGGTCGGCATCAGCAAGGAGATGGCAGTGTGGGATACGCCGTTCCTGTTCACCGACCCGCGCCAGGCCGATCAGGTACTGGACGGCCCGGTAGGTCGGCAGGTGATGGACAAGCTCGAGGAAAAAGGCCTGG includes:
- a CDS encoding TonB-dependent siderophore receptor, which encodes MNNASAVLKWVGCGAALILAGAPLAIAKEAAVLDSVTITADQERADGPVQGYRAKRTRSATKTDTPIEEIPQSISVIPASVLQDLDSPRAEKALDFAGGVARQNDFGGLTMYEYSVRGLTTGEFYKDGFSVNRGFMNPPDASNIERVEVLKGPSASLYGRGDPGGTINIVSKRPQLDSFARLDLSAGRWDRYRTALDVNTPLDEDGNMLYRMNIAVEDGNSFRDHREAERQFVAPSFSWELSPDTRLLVQAEVVRNRQTFDRGVVAPGGDLGKVSRSAFYGEPSDGPISNDNETLQAELEHDLNEVWTLRLASHYKQGRMDGYATEAAAVADDDRTLTRNLRYRDYDWQDAITQLELRGRFDTGSIEHQLLIGTEYERYALSEFMLRSNNLRNIDLYNPVYGAPRPAFNPARTVDRNELVHSRALNLQDQIRFTDKLFGVIGARYDHYEQRLDNEVAGRRTEQTHEKVTPRVGVLYQLVPEVGLFANASQSFKPNNGADFSGATFDPEEGVGYEAGVKLDLFDGRLGLTAAAFHLTKENVLTSDPANDGFQIAAGEVRSRGIDLQLAGQLTDAIRVIGGYAYVDAEVTRDNTLASGSRLLNVPRHSGSLLTTYEFLDGDLSGLSLGGAVNYVGDRAGQADSDFELPSYTTVDLLARYKATEKLTLGMNLNNAFDRTYYERSYSNVWVMPGEPRNLSVSLSVEL
- a CDS encoding TAXI family TRAP transporter solute-binding subunit translates to MNHQIRNGLFGITLAGALASVLASTSVLAQERFVTIGTGGQTGVYYTAGQSVCRFLNRAEVKPAIKCNAPSTAGSVTNIVSLHKGEYDFGFIQSDHQHKALQGLAPFDKEGAVELRAVFSLQSEILTVVVRNDSGITDLAGLEGKRVNIGVPGSGSRDTFEEVMQAKGWTNASFALAAELKPAEMASALGDNNLDAITYVVGHPSGAIQEALTNVKGRIIPVQGAEIDSLLAKADYYSAVEIPAGLYPGVDGAIPSIGGKAVLATTSKTDPEVVYQLVKSVFDNLDRFKRLHPAFADLKAEDMIRVGLTAPLHEGAERYYKEKGWL
- a CDS encoding D-amino acid dehydrogenase, producing the protein MRVAVIGAGVIGLATAYSLVRQGHSVELIERRDDVALETSFANGGQLSYRYVSPLADAGVPLQAIGWMLRGADAPLRFRPQASLHQWRWCLQFLLACRRSVNRRNAAHLLRLALHSQQILRSWREQDRLDGFAWRANGKLVIYRDQHSLHKGAAAIDDDSGQRLLDAAQCVDVEPALAPLAASLHGGIYSPGDEVADCHLFCTELLQRLGASPRFRLHTGQSVSALRTEGKRVRAVVLGRDDIAIDHLVVAAGTGSVGLLKPLGIDLPIYPLKGYSLTVGLADQDGVPQTNVTDYDNKVVYARLDDQLRVAAMVDIAGWDAGLDQQRIATLQRLAGATFPGAGDYQRARQWAGLRPATPQGTPLLGRSGFDNLWLNVGHGSLGFTLACGSADLLTSVIGGSPPAVSLDGLSLPA
- a CDS encoding LysR family transcriptional regulator produces the protein MRLRHIELFQAILQTGSLTAAAELLHISQPAASKILKHAEQQLGFALFDRVRGKLQPTAEARVLQQQTERLAIDLQNLRRLADSLGRGEECALRLVCTPALAQALLPQALYAWRERFPRTVCQLATQHTAEIVEALLLREADLGLTSQAVEHPGLRSQLLTEGRMRVIAPPGWWQPDELHRPLRLQALAGKTLIGIDARDALGSLLRGHIEELDPPPRVVTWVQTYQLARQLVSSGQGVALVDPFTALAATGGEVQTRLLEPAISVPVYAVTRVHEQPLPAQAMLMEQLGAQAERLLQDGHN
- the zapE gene encoding cell division protein ZapE, producing the protein MHADSPLERYQQAIAQDGFVPDAAQQRAVARLQACHEALVSCADLPLGVYLWGPVGRGKTWLMDLFHASLTVPSRRQHFHHFMRWVHIRLFQLNGTADPLQALARELSEEIRVLCFDELFVGDIGDAIILGRLFQVLFEHGVVIVATSNQPPEQLYADGFNRERFLPAIDAIVEHMHVVAVDGGADHRLRPGAALQRYWIAQPDSGSALVATFEALAAGAVSTEPLALSRRHLDVVRRSELVLWCRFADLCEQPFSALDFIELCDRFTAILIGDLPRLGGRQRDGRIARGTEDGAARVEAGDRQLPRLAARDDAVRRFIALVDECYDRRIPLYIEAQVALDELYTEGYLAFPFRRTLSRLREMQLQRFG
- a CDS encoding peptidylprolyl isomerase; protein product: MPKAMCRHILVKTEAEAAQLKKRIANGEAFDVLARKYSTCPSGKKGGDLGEVRPGQMVRSIDQVIFKKPLREVHGPVKSQFGYHLVQVFYRD
- a CDS encoding gluconokinase, GntK/IdnK-type; this translates as MPSVHTSKASALPVLVVMGVSGSGKTETSHAVADALGLPHIEADNFHPAENVARMRAGTPLSDADRMEWLHALIAEMQRTLAAGSGFVLACSALKRSYRELLRSAVPELRFAHLAIDYETAVQRVGGRAGHFMPISLVDSQFATLESPEGEPGVLTVDASQPREGVLRQIVEWMQGSGLDELIETRVDLSSRPFDSATTAPPLTNEPIYSGRVAQHFDRLTDWLMAALMAFMVIVVFSSVVLRYAFGTGWTGAEELSRLAFVWLVFVGVASSMRRGELMSFSMLRDRFPRLFRRVVDSLSWLLVAAASCLAAWGGWNQMQFGWTINSPVVGYPLGLAMLPVAASMVALAVLALLQLVNVWRRDQPSATAAANVTAD
- a CDS encoding TRAP transporter large permease; this translates as MTVVVFLSSLLGFMTLGMPIAFALLLTGSVLMWYLDFWDVQLLAQNLQAGADSFPLLAVPFFILAGELMNAGGISRRIIAMAQAYFGHKRGGLGYVAIAASVLLASMSGSALADTAALATLLLPMMRERGYPLSSSSGLVAAGGIIAPIIPPSMPFVIYGVVTGTSISQLFLAGMVPGLIMGMGLIVAWTLIARRIDEPKQEKASAAERRRVLVDGAAALMLPVIIVGGLRGGLFTPTEAAVVAAVYALAVSTLLYRELNWAGLVEVLTRASRTTASVMFLCAAATVSAYMITLAQLPDEIAAMLGPLAQDPKLLMVAIMLLMIAVGMVLDLTPTILILGPVLAPIAIKAGIDPVYFGVMFVLIGSIGLITPPVGTVLNVVGGIGRLRMETLVRGVMPFFLIYLVIVGLLIAVPSIITVPLAWLR